Below is a genomic region from Alosa sapidissima isolate fAloSap1 chromosome 19, fAloSap1.pri, whole genome shotgun sequence.
TAAACACAGGGCTGGATTGATCATATTGTAGCCAGTGGCACAGAGAACACTTCACTGGAAAAGTGAATGGATTCAATTAAATATTCTAGAAGCCAGCACACCACATCATCTGTAAAAAAACGCTAAAGATGAAAAAACAATGGCCTccacaatataataataatcatcCTTAGCACACCTTAGCTCAAAATCCACAATGGACTACACACATAATCTTTCTTAAAATTTCAGTGGAATATACTTATGCTTATTTATATTATACCATCTTCTACTCACTTCactattcacacaaacataaatgttgctgtgtgtgtgtgtgtgtgtgtgtgtgtgcacaacctgGTAGGTGCTGTTGAGGAAGTGCACTGggatgctgaagggcaaagagTGGTGGTAGGGGTTTCTCAGCAGGATAGACAGGATCTCCATTCGGGACGGTTTGGCCTCACGCTCCCCATTCTGTTGAGTCCTCTCCACTGACCGCTGGCAATACACAGCATACTTCCCCACCTCCGTcctgacaaacacatacacacacacacacacacacacacacacacacacacacacacacacacacacacacacacacacacacacaaaagtaaacCCACTGAGACCTTCAGTTAGAAACATATATTCAAATAGCCTGAAGCTCTTATTTTCTTTTGCATATATACCCAGTTGGGGGGTTGATGTGGATCTGGCTATCTTTACCTGGGGTCGGCATGGCGATGAAGATGCTGTTTCAGGTACCAGAGGACGTGTTGCTGTGGCAGAAAGAGGGCCACACACACCGACAACAGCTGCCAACACTGAAGCAGTGACAGGGGTGTTATCAGAATGATCTTAAACATTATGTTTATACTGGTCATATATTGTGTCGTGTGTAATCTCTTGTCTGTTGTGCTACCAATCCAATTTGGACAGAGAATGATGTGAAAAAGTGAAATGTTTACGTGATCAAAGGTTAACGcacaaaaatcaatgtgtttcagCATTTTATGGAATctcatttcagtgtgtgtgtgtgtgtgtgtttgtgtgtacccaCACCCACCTGTGTGAGGGAGTAGTTGTTGGGAGTGCGGCAGTTGGTCTGCTTGATCAGCTGGCAATACATCTCGTTCTGCAGCTCGGGGTGTGTCAGGCACACCTGCAGTGCATTCTGGGCCAGTGACGTGTGGTAGTCGATGGAGGGCGACTCGACCAACACATTAATGAACAGTTGACAAGACTGTAGAGAAGAGGTAAAAAGACAGAATTGAACAATTAAACTAAAAAttactatgtttatgtgtgggtatgtatttgtgcacacatgtgcatgtgtgtatgtgaaggtCCAAGATAGAGATGGCTTACACAGATgtttagagagtgtgtgtgtgtgtgtcctagtgTGTATGActaagcagagagaaagaacagtgACATGGGCAAGTAGGATTCCAACTCATCAAAGCAGAACTAAAGAGCTGTTGGAACCGAGCGATCCTCTCTGTAGTAGGTGCTCTCGGACTCCCTTGTTCTCTTCCCTTCACAGAACAAGGCCCGACATTGTCACCgctgccccctccctctctctcccagcctCAGCCCTGAGGGACTCTCCGTGCCGTTGTCCAACAAAGGAAGGTCTTCAGTCAAAGCCAAGAGGACCTGACCACAGTGTGGCACATGTCATGCCAGTGCATGACACAGCATAGAGCAGACTGATCACTTTTACAgtcaacatactgtatgtttcagGAAGTCCACAACAGACTGGAGCTTGGAAGCATGAgagtaaatgagagagagagagagagagagagagagagagtgtgtgtgtgtgtgtgtgtgtgtgtgtgagagagagagagagagagagagagagagagagaacctacacacgcacacacacacacacacacacacacacacacacacacacacacacacacatacagtacacacacacacactcacatccacacacttacacactcacttaTATGCTATTGTTTATTCTATGTTTACATGTTATACCCACAttgctgtatgtctatttttttcttttgttactctctactgtgttatctgtaacactggcttaggcaacactgtatccaaacagtcatgctaataaagctcctttgaatttgaatttgagagagaaagagagtgatgagAGTACGGCATAGAAGAGGAGAGTGACAAAGAAAAGAGGGGAAGGAAAATGTGTGAGAGATGTATTGAAcgacagaaaagaaaaaggaagaaaaagtgagtgagagagagagagagagtgtgtgagagaaaagacagaaggAAAGGGGAGCTCACCTTAAAGAGTTTGAGGGCTTCAGTCTGCAGGGCTTCAGAGGGCAGAGTGGTGAGGGGAGAGCGCAGGCCATCTCTACTAAAGCACAACACCGGATGCTTCCACAGCTCAGAGTCTGCGTCAGAGAGGACACACAATGCCCACTCAAACACACCATTCCACGGAAAATACATTTACACTTCATAAATCAAAATGGTCTGCTTCAAGTTTAGAGCCAAACACCACTTTCCTCTTAGTGAAGGTGTCTCTTCACAGACATAGAACTGATTTTGATTTGACTGTATTAGATATGACATATCTGCCATTACTTTGGTGTCTTCTATAAATCATACTTAGGTGTCAAGACTTGACAGGTAGTGTCCAAGAAGACTATTGCCGGTATTGACACTACTGTCATAGTGAGTATATCTAAGTTAAGTATATCTCTCACAAAATAAGATATGTGTATGTTTAGCTTGATTTACCAGGGTCCCCATCCATGTCCAGGAGTTTGCCAATCAGCCTCTCGTACTCTGTGCCAACCTTCAGACTGGCACTGCTGCCTGCAGCCACGGTCAGGTGGTACAGCCAGGTGTCCTGAGCAGGAAGAGAAACACAACCTGCTATTAGTGTCAACCACGTTACATAATCATGAATAGTAACTTAGTCATTACATTTCTTCATTTTCAAGATAAATTGCCGAAGGAATAGATATGTCTGTCTGTacatgtgtttgagagtgtgtgtgtgtgtgtgtgtgtgtgtgtgtgtgtgtgtgtgtgtttttgattgagtgtgtgtgtgtgtgtgtttttgattgagtgtgtgtgtgtgtgtgtttgtgtttgattgagggccagatgtactacttcaggcgtatttgtttcgcaatgtgtgtgtaaaataattgcgaggtatgtacaaacaggccgcaatgatgtaaaagcgcaaactgcctgtcgcgggagctgaaagtggcagattgcgtttgtcatgtcatgcatatgcattcatgggaggatccaggggaaagtggaagtttagcgtaaaaagatgggaggggaagagtaagcgcctaattatgtattccgcggtatgtacaaagactgctcctgaaagcgcacgtctattctgcgcctaaatacttccgccttgtaaaagcaggtgttaatccaaattgcagttcaatgcgccaataagagaacctttcaaagacaacagaatcgctatttagagcatcagtttttgtggtgaaagtatttgtactaccaaaagcaacctaaactttcgttggcctttcgaatgtcttactttcactttcacgtcattcactttttcctacttgctagatttgacccatcttccatagcctacatgcacaagtatttgagtagaactactgatcttcattatctccctgcttgtttacatcttatcatgtatggtattatttcatgatcgctaaacgtttgattctttttaatgttgtcatcagttaacttcattcaactgcgcttgtatgtaggcgctgccattcagttgtggacgttcgtaaattgcgtttatgggcggagaaaggcagagaaaggcgcagtttacactaaggattgaacgattgataaatatgaCGGATACTTGGGTCTGACAgtgttcgcaatctgcggtgtgtccatgatgctgataacgctacgttcgcaaatgtacgtacatctggccctgagtgtgtgtgtgtgtgtgtgtgtgtgtgtgtgtgtttgtgtgtttgattgagtgtgtgtgtgtgtgtgtgtgtgatttacctTCTCCTGCTTGGTTCCTATCAGCATGTACGTGGGGCTCTGGTCTTTGGGGTAGACCACTAGTGTGCAGTGGGACGACAGGAAACCACGTCCCCCAACTTCATAGTCCTCATCTGAGTCACATGACCTGTCCACCTCCTCAACCCTTGCTTCACGCATGCGCAGCTGACCTAGAGGAAActgaacaaaaaacacacacacacacacacaccgtcacagTTCAGTTAACACATAGCTCACAACCACTGGACACAGAATGCCCAGTTTCCCAtgcatggattaagcctagccCTGGACTAAAAGCTTTTTTCAATGGAGATTTTGTCTAGAACTTggcttaatccatgtatggGAAACCTTCACAGGAAGGCTataaggtgtttgtgtgtgttaacatcACCTTATCATCCTGGTTGCGGTAGTAATGAAAGACCTTCCCAATGAGAGCACACCACACCAGCTTAGAGTGGCCATGTTTGACCTGAAACGTGAGACAGAGAGCAaatgggggagagagaatgagggagagggagagccagAAGAAGACCTTAGATAAATGAGCTTCATTAAGGGCTCTGGAAGACTGCCCAGCTTGCTAAAAGGACAGTTGGACTATCTACCTTACACTGGTACAAAGGCAAGCAtggatgcacatacacacacacacacacacacacatacacatcagccACATTCTAAAAGTAACTGTCTCTCTTACAGTAATTCAATAGTGCATACTTTCACAAATCTTGTGTAAAGGTTCTAAATAACTTCAGAATCTCATTCAAAAGGATCTCATTCCTACGTTTTTGTGAATACATCTTTTGAATTCTACCTTTGTAAGCCAGCCTCGTACAGTTGGCTTGACGGCGGTGTCCATGGAAACCGGAGTGGTAGCCTGGACTTTGAGCACATTCTGCAGCACCCGGATCCACTCTTCCAGAATGTTGGGGGAGTCAGCTGTCAGATAGAAGGTCTTCTTCTCCGTGATGAGCTGTTTTTCATGACAAAACACAGGATGAACGAACATGCAGTCAGTAATACCTCTCACTGTAGATCAGTCAGTACAGATAATCTGGATTACAGAATCAGGCAATTATTCAACAGGGTCATTGGAAAATTATGGGAAGCACAAAAGCAGTCTAACAAGTCCAAACAAATTGAAGTTCCCATTTCTCTCCCACTATATTTATACAAATGGTCTTCTGTACAATCAAGTATGCCAGTTCAGCCTGAGGCACGAGTGAATTCATATTTTGGACATTATTACCATCGCCAAATATTTTTGCATGTGCCAGACTCccttaatttaaaacatttctctTCTGATGGTGTTGGGACAGATGTACTTACAACCCACATGCAGATATTAAAACAGTCAACGATCATAGTTTTagcaacataaattaatttggcATGAAACAAAAATATTAGATCCATGATGATGAATGAGTATGACGTGTGTGGAAATGTGTTTGCACAGGTGGCATTTCTCACCTGGAACGTCTGCCCCCCCTCTCCGCGGGCGATTCGACATGAGGCGTTCAGCTCGACGTGTCCCTGGGGCTTCCGAATGACATCACTCTAAACACACAGATTACACAAAGTGTGTGTTCAGATTTCACATCACATTTCTGATTTTTCCATGGGAACAGTATCAATGTTTCCGCtgacatcatttaaatgtattcCGTTTTAGCCATACCAGTAAAGGGGTACCAAGGTTAACCTCAAAGGCATAGAAAATTCATATCTTTGCTACAACTAGGCGTCAATTTTAACAGATTTGTAAAAGGATGGACGGACAAATTTTGTGACAACTGCAAGACACAAGAGGTCCTTTCTAAGATAAAGAGAGTGGGAACTGACCGGTGACTTGTAGTAGAGGATCTCTCCATTCCGCAGCGTGAACCAGCGGCGTTTCCAGGCCTTCACCTGACTGCCCATCTTCAGCAGGTAGCCCGACTTCTCCAGCATCTCCTGAgggcacacagcagcagcaaggTTTCACAGattatgtgcgtatgtgtgtatgtgtatgagtaaaTGTTGATGTGTATTCATGCAACTGGAATTGAATGGCCCTCAGAATACCAGAAATATAAATCATGTTGTGAATGGATTTATTATATTCTCCCATCCAACATAAGGAGGGCATGAGTAGTAAATAAAGATAGATTAATAGTAAATAAAGAGAGTGAGTAGTAAATAAAGATAGACTAGAGTAATAAATAAAGATACATTAGAGTAGTAAATAAATATAGATTAAAGTAGTAAATAAAAGTAGACTAGTGAAGTAAATAAAGATACATTACAGAAGTAAATAAAAATAGATTACACTAGTAAATACAGATAGACTAGAGTAGTAAATAAAGATAGACTGCAGTAGTAAATACAGATAGATTAGAGTATAAATACAGATAGATTAGAGTAGTAAATAAAGATAGACTAGAGTAAATAAAGATACATTAGAGTAGTAAACAAAGATACATAGTAGTAAATGAAGAATGTAAAAAACTCCTCGTCTCCTACCGGTCCAATGCTTTCACAGGAGTAAGAGGAGGTGCGTTGCACTTTGTGTTCAGGCTCCAGGTAGTTACTGTCCAGAGAACATGCGTCCGGTGGGATGGCATAGTCACTCTCTGAGCTGATGGATGACACTGAcacccctggacacacacacacacatttgttagACACAATTCCACACAACCACGTGTAtgtacacacccacccacacacatacacacacacacagacacacaagcacacacacagaggtggaaCAGCATTAAAAACTATTACAGGCTTCATCGTGGAAACTCAGATGTGTATAACATCATGTCAGGTTTTCCATAGGAATATCCATGACCCCTGACACAAACTTCCATAGGAATATCCATGATCCCTGACACAAACTTCTGCATAGGCATTTTCCACAACCATTTCACTCAGCCAAAGCCTCTGTAAAAACAGACTTATAGACTGACGTCCAGTGCCTGTGCTTCCAAGAACACAAACCATGACCTTAATCAGCAGTAGGCCCTGAAATACACCCCCCTTCACCACACACAAAGGGTACTGCTGAACTGAAGCTATCACAGATAGATACAGGTATACATGCCTAGTTTACAGGCCCCATAATAAAtcactacacaacacaatatTGCAATGACAGTAGAAGTGAGGGACACAGcaatagcctggctagcgccaccacttctcaatgagacgtggtcagggaaccaaacgttaattttctcgtatttgaaaaaaatgcccagatccgtttattgggtgccacagatgtctatcaaatgcgtctgtgcatagctcatcatcgtcttgctttcccccttgttctgtgattggtcccctatctcaggcgaaaatttgctccatggtctccaggctgccttagcagcgtgaatcaaatcgcgcgcaaggcagcatgggaacacccaggctaacacAGCAACCACTTTGTACCTGGAAGAGCCTGGGGCCGCAAAAAattctatttatttttctagacttttttttcaacaatttCGACTGATGCTGTAAAGGTGGGGAACAATGGCTGTTAAGGGCCCCAGGTCTGTGTTCATCTTGGGCTAAAACAAATGCTAACAGATGGGCAACAGGTTTGTACTTTCCAAAAATACCATATCATGCAGATGTGATCTGTGTCCCTGGGCTTAAGTCCAGCCTAAAAGTGATTACAGTTCTTATGATCACTAAAAAAGGTATAAAATGAGGATGTTCACAGATAGCGTCTCAGACAAAAGTGTTAaagctactactactattagtACTTATATTGCTGTGTGCGACAGAGAGTTTGGGCAAAGATGACGGCTGTCAGCACACTGCTGGTGATGCTGTTCTCCATGTGTGGAGCTCAGACTCAGAGCACCCAGACTGAAGTTCAGACAGAGAGCCAGACTactggagctgctgctgcttcacTCAGCTGAATGTCTCGACTGAGCTTAAGGAACTCAAAGACATCGTGCATAACCTGGGAACCTCGATGGTGGAGCTGAGGGTAACTCTGAGCTTTATTCAACAGGAGCTTCAGAACACCAAATCCCTGCTGCATAAAACAGAGACTGAGAATTATGCTCTACACACAGAGATGGCAGTGCTGAAGACCAGACTTGCTACTAGTGAAACTGAAGTGTTGAATCTGAGGAAggaaactgcagcacagactgAGAGATTGGTAGCCACTGAGGCTAAcatggaacatgtgaagaatgACACAGCAGTACACCACACAGACCTGATCAATATGAAGACTGAAGTGATACTCCTGATCAAGGAAATTGCAGCTCAAGAAACCAGACTGTCTGCCAGTGAGACTGAGGTGAAGAACCTGACTATGGCAAATGcagaacacaaaaaaaacagactgGCTGCCTGTGAGACTGAGATGGAAGACCTGAAGATAGAAATTGCAGCACAAGAGGCAGAGCTGACTGCAGAGATGACCAGACTGGCAGTGGCAGCCACTGAGACTGAAGTAATCTGAAGGAGATTACAGAGAAACCCAAGGTGGCATTCTCAGCAGGTCTGACTGACTCAGGACACATAGAGGCTGGAAATACTGAGTTGAACTAAACACATCACCAATGTTGGCCAGGCCTAGAGCCGCACAACAGGCTGCTTCACAGCTCCAGTCAAGGGAGTCTACTACTTCAGATTCACAGTCATGGATAATCTAGCCTCACACTGGATGGGGATCAAGATGTTTAAGAATGCAGAGCAGATCACGTATTTAGGACAGTATGATACAGATGGAAGCCAATCCTATCTGTCCAGTGGTGCGACTCTGCAGCTGAAGGTGGGAGATATTGTTAACATGTGACTCCCTGCAGGCTACAGGCTCTATGATAGTTTTGTTAATCACAGCACAAGTGGATGCTTCAGTGGATTCCTGCTCTTTCCTCTCTGAACGGAACACCCCAGAACAGTAAATGATAAAAATAATATACATAGCCTACTCTAGAAcagaggttctcaaccttttggGGGCTAAGGCACACCAAAGATGAAACCAAAACGCTAAGGCACACTGACTTATGGTTACTAATTATGAAGTGATACACACATTAGTATAGGCAATAACAGGGGTGTTCATTCTTATGCCCATATTTTTTCACATGATGTTGACTGAGCTGCATAATAGATCTGTAGCCTATCTTATAAAAACACTTAATACCTATACCTAACACCTTTTAATTAACACTTCACTTTGCCTCACGGCACACCGGTTGAGAACCACCGCCCTATGCCACACCACCTGACCTTCTACCAGACATGATGTCTACagaacaaatgcacacacacacacacacacacacacacacacacataaacacacacacacacacacacacacacacacacacacacacacacataaacacacacacacataaacacacacacacacacacacacacgcacacgcacacacacacacacacacacacacacacagagtgggttCCTGTTCGAGCTGCTGGGGGCTCTCACCTCTCTTGAGGGCGCGGGGACTGCTGGGAGTGCTGCCCTTGCGGTCAGGCCCCAGCACGGAGCTCCGCAACGAGCCCAGAGAGCTGGTATCATCCTCGGAGCCCGAGTCCTCCTCCACCAGAGGAGAAGTACTGATCTGTGTGGCTTTCTACAGGAGAGAGTCCACATCATAAGCCAATCCTTAGAGATACATAACAGgcaaacatttacttttaaacttttaaaaaggTACTTATGTTGAAGGTGCAACAAGATCACAGTGTCATTCTTACCCCTTTAAGAGTGGTGTAGACAGGAACACTAATGTTCTTACACATTAGGTGAGTAAATGGACCAGCAGAGGGGTACTGGGACAGGCTCGACActgtaaaacacacatacacaacgtATGCCATGTAATTCATTCACACAGCAACAAGATGCACCAGATTATGAGAAGTCCATCAACTGAGTATTTTACCTGCACCCTTGGCAGCAGGACTGGCCTCAGACACCCTCATACCAGACTTGGCCACAGCGTAGATACGACTCTCCTGTAAAAGAGCCATTATTTAATGTTCCATTAGCATTATTTGTTATTTGAAAATTATTTGTGAAAATATTATCTATAACTCAGATATTTGCATGTctatttgcctctctctctctctctctctctctctctctctctctctctctctctctctctctctctctctctctctctctctctctcttctccttctccttctctcccttctttccTCTTACCCAGGCAGGGAAGCGGTGTAACGGTGGTGTTGGGGGCTTCACCGCATCCGGATCCAGGCATTCCTTCACCAGCCCCATAGACAGCGTTCCTCCGGCGCAGGGCTGATCGACATCGGCCTGTGCCTGGGCCTGAGcgccctcctccaccccctccatgcCGTCGTCGATGTCCGTCTCCTCCACCTGCGGCGCAGCTGCTGCGGGCACCTGGGACAGGCTCCGGGCCAGCAGCGGCAGGCCGGCGCAGCCGAGGTCGATGCTGACGTTGATGTGGTGGAAGCGCTCGAGGCCGGGCTGCGGCTGGCTCTGGTGCTTCTTCAGCAGTTGGATGCTGTCGCGCGGGCTAAGCGGCGTGCGCACCTTGGGCAGGGTCATGCTGGTGCCCGCGGGCAGCGAGAAGCAGGGCGCCAGGGGCGAGCGCGGGGCACCGGCCAGGGCGGAGGCGGACGCTGGGGCCTCCGTGGGCGGAAGCAGCAGCAGGGAGGCCTGCGGATTTTCATAGGccgatgaggaagaggaggaggaggaggaagaggtggaggaggacgaTCGAAGGCGGTGCAGGCGGAACTTGCTGTTGAGTTCGTCTGATGAGTGGTCCCGGCTGGGGGGGTCCCCCATGGCGGTGGTGACTGGAGGGACACTGAGGCCTCCTGCCACGACCCCTCTGCCTCGGCCCTGAGTGGCACCCTCCGCCATCTTGGACACAGTCATCTTGTCGACAGAGGACAATCTGTCTGACGTCTCCAGGGCTTTCTTCTTTGCTTCTACACAACAGCAAGGGGACAAGGACAGATGCttgtaattcaatttaatcattgATAAATAC
It encodes:
- the plekhh1 gene encoding pleckstrin homology domain-containing family H member 1 isoform X2 — its product is MADVLDTGATGTGTAGAATAAATGSVDWQKRCITLEMQLLRFRLQAGKIRELLAEKMQELEQRVTEADLRAETAEKQVRLMEEKLKSANVQPNESENSLCQRLQELTNQVQERDGVIKHLEAQLEKQNLLRAQEAKIIEEKASKIKDWVTFKLREMEMENQQLKLANLKQAEQILNLQDKLQVLQEGPYSPTSPLSPLSPSLDAHLVPSSPLYPPSCPGTPPALEDGWRHTPSGGSAEAKKKALETSDRLSSVDKMTVSKMAEGATQGRGRGVVAGGLSVPPVTTAMGDPPSRDHSSDELNSKFRLHRLRSSSSTSSSSSSSSSSAYENPQASLLLLPPTEAPASASALAGAPRSPLAPCFSLPAGTSMTLPKVRTPLSPRDSIQLLKKHQSQPQPGLERFHHINVSIDLGCAGLPLLARSLSQVPAAAAPQVEETDIDDGMEGVEEGAQAQAQADVDQPCAGGTLSMGLVKECLDPDAVKPPTPPLHRFPAWESRIYAVAKSGMRVSEASPAAKGAVSSLSQYPSAGPFTHLMCKNISVPVYTTLKGKATQISTSPLVEEDSGSEDDTSSLGSLRSSVLGPDRKGSTPSSPRALKRGVSVSSISSESDYAIPPDACSLDSNYLEPEHKVQRTSSYSCESIGPEMLEKSGYLLKMGSQVKAWKRRWFTLRNGEILYYKSPSDVIRKPQGHVELNASCRIARGEGGQTFQLITEKKTFYLTADSPNILEEWIRVLQNVLKVQATTPVSMDTAVKPTVRGWLTKVKHGHSKLVWCALIGKVFHYYRNQDDKFPLGQLRMREARVEEVDRSCDSDEDYEVGGRGFLSSHCTLVVYPKDQSPTYMLIGTKQEKDTWLYHLTVAAGSSASLKVGTEYERLIGKLLDMDGDPDSELWKHPVLCFSRDGLRSPLTTLPSEALQTEALKLFKSCQLFINVLVESPSIDYHTSLAQNALQVCLTHPELQNEMYCQLIKQTNCRTPNNYSLTQCWQLLSVCVALFLPQQHVLWYLKQHLHRHADPRTEVGKYAVYCQRSVERTQQNGEREAKPSRMEILSILLRNPYHHSLPFSIPVHFLNSTYQVVGFDGSTTVEEFMRMLNQRAGMRSTQLSGFALFTDDPSGSELEHCLQPNAKICDIISKWEQALKELNLGKYEGTRIVRLTYKSRLCFRAQAKGEVERERLLLAYQVNEEVQQGHFPVNKELALEVAALMAQVEYGDVASSSSTSGSIQPKGQQLVSQALERFYPKRYKQDLSLEQLRELCDRLSSKWTLLRGCSAAECVRIYLTVARKWPLFGAKLFSAKPVPPSSIDQSQVWLAVNEDGLSVLDYTMPGHQGYGRVMIFSYALECLQESTEAGLWTERFCPEIHWLRGEVNNVSQ
- the plekhh1 gene encoding pleckstrin homology domain-containing family H member 1 isoform X1, encoding MADVLDTGATGTGTAGAATAAATGSVDWQKRCITLEMQLLRFRLQAGKIRELLAEKMQELEQRVTEADLRAETAEKQVRLMEEKLKSANVQPNESENSLCQRLQELTNQVQERDGVIKHLEAQLEKQNLLRAQEAKIIEEKASKIKDWVTFKLREMEMENQQLKLANLKQAEQILNLQDKLQVLQEGPYSPTSPLSPLSPSLDAHLVPSSPLYPPSCPGTPPALEDGWRHTPSGGSAEAKKKALETSDRLSSVDKMTVSKMAEGATQGRGRGVVAGGLSVPPVTTAMGDPPSRDHSSDELNSKFRLHRLRSSSSTSSSSSSSSSSAYENPQASLLLLPPTEAPASASALAGAPRSPLAPCFSLPAGTSMTLPKVRTPLSPRDSIQLLKKHQSQPQPGLERFHHINVSIDLGCAGLPLLARSLSQVPAAAAPQVEETDIDDGMEGVEEGAQAQAQADVDQPCAGGTLSMGLVKECLDPDAVKPPTPPLHRFPAWESRIYAVAKSGMRVSEASPAAKGAVSSLSQYPSAGPFTHLMCKNISVPVYTTLKGKATQISTSPLVEEDSGSEDDTSSLGSLRSSVLGPDRKGSTPSSPRALKRGVSVSSISSESDYAIPPDACSLDSNYLEPEHKVQRTSSYSCESIGPEMLEKSGYLLKMGSQVKAWKRRWFTLRNGEILYYKSPSDVIRKPQGHVELNASCRIARGEGGQTFQLITEKKTFYLTADSPNILEEWIRVLQNVLKVQATTPVSMDTAVKPTVRGWLTKVKHGHSKLVWCALIGKVFHYYRNQDDKFPLGQLRMREARVEEVDRSCDSDEDYEVGGRGFLSSHCTLVVYPKDQSPTYMLIGTKQEKDTWLYHLTVAAGSSASLKVGTEYERLIGKLLDMDGDPDSELWKHPVLCFSRDGLRSPLTTLPSEALQTEALKLFKSCQLFINVLVESPSIDYHTSLAQNALQVCLTHPELQNEMYCQLIKQTNCRTPNNYSLTQCWQLLSVCVALFLPQQHVLWYLKQHLHRHADPRTEVGKYAVYCQRSVERTQQNGEREAKPSRMEILSILLRNPYHHSLPFSIPVHFLNSTYQVVGFDGSTTVEEFMRMLNQRAGMRSTQLSGFALFTDDPSGSELEHCLQPNAKICDIISKWEQALKELNLGKYEGTRIVRLTYKSRLCFRAQAKGEVERERLLLAYQVNEEVQQGHFPVNKELALEVAALMAQVEYGDVASSSSTSGSIQPKGQQLVSQALERFYPKRYKQDLSLEQLRELCDRLSSKWTLLRGCSAAECVRIYLTVARKWPLFGAKLFSAKPVPPSSIDQSQVWLAVNEDGLSVLDYTMHLQVTHPYQSIITFGGFRDDFMVVVSQTKDQTQGKKTVDKFIFAMSKPKILELTLLMASYINYWSLAPASSSSSIPGGSLGPRSDRKLWNIDSRHFPAMTYNTKGPTLL